TGACGGCTCCGACGAGTCTCCGGCACCGGGTTCTCGGTCGGTGCCGCTGCGCGTCGGGGCTTGCGGGTGCGGAGGATGTCGGGGAAGACGCTGCCATCGTTCTCGCGCACTTCGACCCGGACCGCGATGGTGCGGTCCTTGGTGATGGCATCCATGAGCGGCCCGAACGTCGCCCGCGTCCAAGCGCTCCCGTCCGGCGACGCGAACGGTGTCCCATCGACCATCGCGGCGAGGGTGCCGTCTTCGGCGACGGTCACGAGGACATGCGGCAGCTCGACGGGAGCCGTGTTCTCGTCGTCGGTCGTGGTGGATCGGCGTGGGCCATTGAGGTTCATCGGTGGCCTCCGGCTGCACGGGTGCTGGTGTCGAATAGTGCGAGTTCGTCGGGGTGGAGTTGGTGTTGGCAGACGAAGCTTCTGGCCTTGATCCGCCATAGGCCTTGTCCGACGCCGAGGTTTGGCAAGAGCTGCTGCTCGGTGCCGGTCAGGCCGAGAGCGGTAGCGGTCGGTCCGAGTTGGTCGGACTCCTGCCGGTACACGATCCGCGTCTCGGCGTTCGCAAGCAGTGAGTTGGCCAGCGAGCGCATGGCGGAGCCCTGGTCGCCCACGTTGTCGAGGTCGGTGAGCTTGTGGAAGATCAGCATGTTCGCGATCCCGTAGTGCCTGGCGAGTCGCCAGTGCGCATCCATCCGCCGCAACAGAGCCGGGTGGGACATGAGCCGCCAGGCCTCGTCGTAGATCACCCACCGCTGCCCACCGTTCGGGTCGAGCAGCGCAGACTCCATCCACGCCGACGAGCACGTCATCAACACCGAAATGAGCGTCGAGTTCTCGGTGACCCGCGAGAGATCGAGCGAGATCATCGGCAACGACGGATCGAACGCGACCGTCGAAGGCCCATCGAACAGCCCGGCCAGGTCACCGGCCACGAGGCGGCGCAGCGCATGGCCGACAAGCCTGCCGTCCTCGGCCAACCTGCCGTCGGCATCCGCACTCGGGGCGAGGATGCGATCAACGACCATCGGCAGGATCGGCACGTCGTTCTCCCGCACCGTCTGAGTCAGGGCGATGTCGATCGCGGTGTGCTCCAACGGCGACAAGCCGCGCGCGAGCACGGTCTCCGCGAGGGCGCCGATCAGGTCACGGCGTCGCGCAGCGACGGTCGAGGCCCACTGCTCATCCGAGAGTCCGCTGGGCCGGTGGCCTTCGTCGAGTGGATTCAGGCGAGTGTTGAGTCCGTGGCCGAGGACGATGGCGCGTCCGCCGACGGCGTTGGCGACGGCGGTGTGTTCGCCCTTTGGATCGCCGGGAACGTACACGCGCCGCCCGAACGGTAGCGACCGCGTGTAGAGGGACTTGGCCAGCGATGACTTGCCGGAGCCGACGATCCCGGCCAGCACCACGTTGGGTGCGGTGATGATGCCGCGTGCGTAGAGCACCCACGGGTCGTAGACGAAGCTCCCGCCCGAGTAGAGGTCTTGGCCGACGAACACGCCGTCGGCGCCGAGACCGCCCTCGGCGACGAACGGGTACGCGCCCGCCAGTGTCGCCGACGTGTCCTGATGCCGCGTCAGATGAAACCGACCTGGGGTGCGCAGCCGCGCAGCACCGGACTCGCCCGCCTT
The Brooklawnia propionicigenes DNA segment above includes these coding regions:
- a CDS encoding ATP-binding protein yields the protein MTEDRARLHTAVLVAPSKERRKLRKQRRKAEARLHAEQHRTAIAAAKAKAEQERAERRATIYLPKAGESGAARLRTPGRFHLTRHQDTSATLAGAYPFVAEGGLGADGVFVGQDLYSGGSFVYDPWVLYARGIITAPNVVLAGIVGSGKSSLAKSLYTRSLPFGRRVYVPGDPKGEHTAVANAVGGRAIVLGHGLNTRLNPLDEGHRPSGLSDEQWASTVAARRRDLIGALAETVLARGLSPLEHTAIDIALTQTVRENDVPILPMVVDRILAPSADADGRLAEDGRLVGHALRRLVAGDLAGLFDGPSTVAFDPSLPMISLDLSRVTENSTLISVLMTCSSAWMESALLDPNGGQRWVIYDEAWRLMSHPALLRRMDAHWRLARHYGIANMLIFHKLTDLDNVGDQGSAMRSLANSLLANAETRIVYRQESDQLGPTATALGLTGTEQQLLPNLGVGQGLWRIKARSFVCQHQLHPDELALFDTSTRAAGGHR